From the Daucus carota subsp. sativus chromosome 8, DH1 v3.0, whole genome shotgun sequence genome, one window contains:
- the LOC108199537 gene encoding mavicyanin-like, with the protein MVWRMEKKEMIPSKTVSLGLLILVSQLQVSMGAVYKVGDSAGWTIAGSVDYRQWSAPKTFHVGDIILFQYNSQFHNVMQVHHAEYKSCNASAPIVTHTTGNDSITITSKGHHFFLCGIPGHCQAGQKVDINVLRVSSSKAPTSSATSPSSPSSSPAVTILPPSLSPSKATSLLFSTCRFAQLFLAVAVIVLLV; encoded by the exons ATGGTCTGGAGAATGGAGAAGAAGGAGATGATACCGAGTAAGACTGTTTCGTTGGGACTGCTGATATTGGTTAGCCAGCTGCAGGTAAGTATGGGAGCAGTGTACAAGGTAGGGGACTCGGCAGGTTGGACCATTGCTGGTAGCGTTGATTACAGACAATGGTCTGCTCCTAAGACCTTTCATGTTGGTGATATTATCT TGTTTCAGTACAATTCTCAGTTTCACAATGTAATGCAAGTTCACCATGCTGAGTACAAGTCATGCAACGCGTCTGCACCTATTGTCACTCACACAACTGGGAACGACTCGATCACAATCACCTCCAAAGGCCACCATTTTTTCCTCTGCGGTATTCCTGGTCACTGCCAAGCTGGTCAGAAGGTCGACATCAATGTGCTTCGTGTATCTTCCTCTAAGGCTCCCACTTCATCTGCAACATCTCCTTCTTCGCCGTCGTCATCTCCAGCAGTCACAATACTGCCCCCTTCCCTTTCTCCAAGTAAAGCAACTTCACTCCTTTTCTCCACCTGCAGATTTGCTCAGCTTTTTCTAGCTGTTGCTGTCATTGTTCTTCTTGTTTAA